Proteins co-encoded in one Halorussus vallis genomic window:
- a CDS encoding DUF892 family protein — protein MTVNNLEELFEHELEDIYYAEHEIVDALEDLENQVEHDDIKQAFRDHREQTQGHIERLEEVFDMLSEPPEEEECEAIQGIIAEQKEFAEQDPDQEVLDVFNVTAAQKVEHYEIAAYGNLAMLADRLGMDEAGDILHENLEEEEETLEKLKDLAESFNYQQIAAD, from the coding sequence ATGACTGTAAACAACTTAGAAGAACTGTTCGAGCACGAGCTGGAAGACATCTACTACGCGGAACACGAGATCGTCGACGCGCTGGAGGACCTGGAGAACCAGGTCGAACACGACGACATCAAGCAGGCGTTCCGCGACCACCGCGAGCAGACCCAGGGCCACATCGAGCGCCTCGAAGAGGTGTTCGACATGCTGAGCGAACCGCCCGAGGAAGAGGAGTGCGAGGCCATCCAGGGCATCATCGCCGAGCAGAAGGAGTTCGCCGAGCAGGACCCCGACCAGGAGGTCCTGGACGTGTTCAACGTCACGGCGGCCCAGAAGGTCGAACACTACGAGATCGCGGCCTACGGCAACCTCGCGATGCTGGCCGACCGCCTTGGGATGGACGAAGCCGGCGACATCCTCCACGAGAACCTCGAAGAGGAGGAGGAGACGCTGGAGAAACTGAAAGACCTCGCCGAGAGCTTCAACTACCAGCAGATCGCCGCCGACTGA
- a CDS encoding aldehyde dehydrogenase family protein, with protein sequence MSTAYGNYIGGEWVDSESAETFDVLDPANTDEVVGRYQDSTAEDVETAVEAAVDAQDEWSDTPGPARGAILRDAAGELEARKEQVTETLVCEEGKTRSEASGEVQRAVDIFYYYAEKARDFGGTVKSPSASGKDLHTKREPLGTVGLITPWNYPIAIPAWKLAPALAAGNTVVHKPASAAPNSSRVLYECLDEAGLPDGVANMVTGSGSEVGSPLAAAEAVDGVSFTGSTAVGTAVAETAAQDLKRVQCEMGGKNPTVVMPSADVEEAVEIVGVGAFGTTGQSCTACSRAIVHEQVYDEFVEAITEYAESLDVGPGVDDPDVGPHVSQDELDSTLEYVDVGKEDGATLETGGERLTGGEYDDGYFVAPTVFSDVDNGARIAQEEIFGPVLSVIRVGDFEEALATANDVDFGLSASIVTQDHSEAGTFVEDVEAGVAKVNEKTTGLELHVPFGGYKDSSTNTYREQGDAGLDFFSSVKTVYDNY encoded by the coding sequence ATGTCCACAGCGTACGGTAACTACATCGGCGGAGAGTGGGTAGACTCGGAGTCGGCCGAAACGTTCGACGTTCTCGACCCGGCGAACACCGACGAGGTCGTCGGCCGGTATCAGGATTCCACGGCGGAAGACGTCGAAACAGCGGTCGAGGCCGCGGTCGACGCCCAGGACGAGTGGAGCGACACGCCCGGGCCCGCGAGGGGAGCGATACTTCGCGACGCCGCCGGCGAACTCGAAGCGCGCAAGGAGCAGGTCACCGAAACCCTCGTCTGCGAGGAGGGAAAGACCCGCTCTGAGGCGTCGGGCGAGGTTCAGCGCGCCGTCGACATCTTCTACTACTACGCGGAGAAGGCCCGCGACTTCGGCGGGACCGTGAAATCGCCGAGCGCGTCGGGGAAGGACCTGCACACGAAACGCGAACCGCTCGGGACCGTCGGACTCATCACGCCCTGGAACTACCCCATCGCGATTCCGGCGTGGAAGCTCGCGCCCGCGCTCGCGGCCGGGAACACGGTCGTCCACAAGCCGGCGTCGGCCGCGCCGAACAGTTCCCGCGTCCTGTACGAGTGTCTCGACGAGGCCGGCCTCCCCGACGGCGTCGCGAACATGGTCACCGGGTCGGGCAGCGAGGTCGGGTCGCCGTTGGCGGCCGCCGAGGCGGTCGACGGCGTCTCCTTCACGGGGAGCACGGCGGTCGGAACGGCGGTGGCCGAAACCGCCGCGCAGGACCTGAAGCGCGTCCAGTGCGAGATGGGCGGGAAGAACCCGACCGTCGTGATGCCGAGCGCCGACGTCGAGGAGGCGGTCGAAATCGTCGGCGTCGGCGCCTTCGGGACCACCGGACAGTCGTGCACCGCGTGTTCGCGGGCCATCGTCCACGAGCAGGTCTACGACGAATTCGTCGAGGCGATCACCGAGTACGCCGAGTCGCTCGACGTCGGTCCCGGCGTCGACGACCCCGACGTGGGACCGCACGTCTCCCAGGACGAACTCGACTCGACGCTCGAATACGTCGACGTCGGGAAGGAGGACGGAGCTACCCTCGAGACGGGCGGGGAGCGCCTCACCGGCGGCGAGTACGACGACGGCTACTTCGTCGCGCCGACCGTCTTCTCGGACGTCGACAACGGCGCGCGCATCGCCCAGGAGGAGATCTTCGGCCCGGTGCTCTCGGTCATCCGGGTCGGCGACTTCGAGGAGGCCCTCGCCACCGCCAACGACGTCGACTTCGGCCTCTCGGCGAGCATCGTCACCCAGGACCACTCCGAAGCCGGGACCTTCGTCGAGGACGTCGAAGCGGGCGTCGCCAAGGTGAACGAGAAGACCACGGGACTGGAGCTCCACGTCCCGTTCGGCGGTTACAAGGACTCCTCGACGAACACTTACCGCGAGCAGGGCGACGCCGGTCTGGACTTCTTCTCGTCGGTCAAGACCGTCTACGACAACTACTGA
- a CDS encoding IclR family transcriptional regulator encodes MPNKTDGRPGRTIRSVKIAFNVIDLLQERGRIGVTEIADELGHSKSTVHSHLRTLEDRRMIVREEEGYRLSLKFLDMATHVKEQVGNYDVIRNEVEELAAVTDEIAQFGVEEHGQVAYLYKATSERAVETRSRVGRRAPMHSTSLGKTILAYLPVERTEEIVESMEFERFTPETIASADELYDDLERIRERGYGIDDEENIEGLRCISAPVKNEDTVLGAVSVTGPSSRVTDERIREELADQVQRAANVIELNTKFS; translated from the coding sequence ATGCCGAACAAAACGGACGGACGCCCCGGACGAACGATACGGTCGGTGAAGATCGCCTTCAACGTCATCGACCTCTTGCAGGAGCGGGGCCGAATCGGGGTCACGGAGATCGCCGACGAACTGGGCCACTCGAAGAGCACCGTTCACAGTCACCTCCGGACGCTCGAGGACCGCCGGATGATCGTCCGGGAGGAGGAGGGCTATCGGCTGAGCCTGAAGTTCCTGGACATGGCGACCCACGTCAAAGAGCAGGTCGGGAACTACGACGTCATCCGCAACGAGGTCGAGGAGTTAGCCGCGGTGACCGACGAAATCGCCCAGTTCGGTGTCGAGGAGCACGGGCAGGTCGCCTACCTCTACAAGGCGACCAGCGAGCGAGCGGTCGAGACGCGCTCGCGCGTCGGGCGTCGGGCCCCGATGCACTCGACGTCGCTCGGCAAGACGATCCTCGCCTACCTTCCCGTCGAGCGGACCGAGGAGATCGTCGAGTCGATGGAGTTCGAGCGCTTCACGCCGGAGACGATCGCGAGCGCCGACGAACTCTACGACGACCTCGAACGCATCCGCGAACGGGGCTACGGAATCGACGACGAGGAGAACATCGAAGGACTCCGGTGCATCTCGGCGCCGGTGAAGAACGAGGACACCGTCCTCGGCGCGGTCAGCGTCACCGGCCCGTCGAGTCGCGTCACCGACGAACGAATCCGAGAGGAACTCGCCGACCAGGTCCAGCGGGCCGCGAACGTCATCGAACTGAATACGAAGTTCTCGTAA
- a CDS encoding dihydrodipicolinate synthase family protein produces the protein MPLPVEQVRARLRGVAVGLLTPFDDDLEIEHGKIEENAQDIYDRGIRTFLATANISEYHSLSHEERIEVARTSVNALPDDACVLAGVGGSTAAATELIRAYDRVGVDAMMIMPPDHTYIHERGLLEYYRKLDAATETPLVPYVRGFDPSVNYLADLTRIDGVVGIKYALKDGVKLGEGVAAGDDDVVWVDGLAEPFAVSFWGEGIEGFSAGVSNFRPEVGLELFDALAEGNWERARTLRNICMPFQRLRDETGADNSIPGAVSVSVVKKGLELAGLHGGAVREPIRPLSGENERRAEELYNQLDDNIARLIG, from the coding sequence ATGCCACTGCCAGTTGAGCAGGTTCGGGCACGTCTACGTGGCGTCGCCGTCGGGCTACTGACGCCGTTCGACGATGACCTCGAAATCGAACACGGGAAAATCGAAGAGAACGCGCAGGACATCTACGACCGCGGCATCCGGACGTTCCTCGCGACGGCGAACATCAGCGAGTACCACTCGCTCTCCCACGAAGAGCGAATCGAGGTGGCGAGGACCAGCGTGAACGCGCTCCCCGACGACGCGTGCGTGCTCGCGGGCGTCGGCGGGTCGACGGCCGCGGCGACGGAACTCATTCGCGCCTACGACCGCGTCGGGGTCGACGCGATGATGATCATGCCGCCCGACCACACCTACATCCACGAACGCGGGTTGCTCGAATACTACCGAAAACTCGACGCCGCCACCGAGACGCCGCTCGTCCCCTACGTCCGAGGATTCGACCCGTCGGTGAACTACCTCGCGGACCTGACCCGCATCGACGGCGTCGTCGGCATCAAGTACGCCTTGAAGGACGGCGTGAAACTGGGCGAGGGAGTCGCCGCGGGTGACGACGACGTCGTCTGGGTCGACGGCCTCGCCGAACCGTTCGCGGTGTCGTTCTGGGGCGAGGGAATCGAGGGCTTCTCCGCGGGGGTGAGCAACTTCAGGCCGGAGGTCGGCCTCGAACTGTTCGACGCGCTCGCCGAGGGGAACTGGGAGCGCGCCCGCACGCTCAGGAACATCTGCATGCCCTTCCAGCGACTCCGCGACGAGACGGGCGCCGACAACTCGATTCCGGGTGCGGTCAGCGTCTCGGTGGTCAAGAAGGGCCTCGAACTCGCCGGACTCCACGGCGGCGCGGTCCGCGAGCCGATTCGACCCCTCTCGGGGGAGAACGAACGGCGCGCGGAGGAACTGTACAACCAACTCGACGACAACATCGCCCGACTCATCGGGTGA
- a CDS encoding TCP-1/cpn60 chaperonin family protein, translating into MDIGDTEPDFERLDRGEWAIRDEEVREYVRRTTEDVASLVRSTVGPRTLEKLVETRDHQDEPETILTADADEILKGVERGGGFNDPVAALFVDAVDSMQRALADGTGTAVVLAEALVHRGLDLVESGLHPNTVVAGYALAAARAGEVLDELARPCDPTDRELLARVAATAVTADVTGEVRRGYADQVAEAVAGLAEATDGRWIDSDDVDVIATTQGERGFHRGVVARRRPTPLEEAEDADVDFDWEPVVEGALEDANLVVVDDEMTFGATATQTTDTRVGSPAELERERAARSGRRREFAERLAAMDVSVFVSQAEVDDPLRLALNRAGIAVVDRVQYPKSDVYRLARATGATVVSHVDDVTEAVVGTAGRVREIVHDDEKWTVFDECDGSAFTLVVPVELEASARQRERLVSDAVAVTTVAAVDRQVVPGAGAPAAAVMHELRRETRSVPGREQLAVEAFADALEDFLGVLARNAGLNHVDATANLRAALARDPDYAPGLDLTTGESVDAWEAGVVEPRRTFSQALETARSVAERLLTLDAMLSPGVEFSAFDPEVEHE; encoded by the coding sequence ATGGACATCGGTGACACGGAGCCCGATTTCGAGCGTCTCGACCGCGGCGAGTGGGCGATTCGGGACGAAGAGGTGCGCGAGTACGTCAGGCGAACGACCGAGGACGTCGCTTCGCTGGTCCGGTCGACGGTCGGGCCGCGGACCCTGGAGAAACTCGTCGAAACCAGGGACCACCAGGACGAACCGGAGACGATTCTCACCGCCGACGCCGACGAGATTCTGAAGGGAGTCGAGCGCGGCGGCGGGTTCAACGACCCCGTCGCCGCGCTGTTCGTCGACGCCGTCGACTCGATGCAGCGGGCGCTCGCCGACGGGACCGGAACGGCGGTGGTCCTCGCGGAGGCGCTCGTCCACCGCGGGTTGGACCTCGTCGAGTCCGGCCTCCACCCGAACACCGTGGTCGCCGGCTACGCGCTCGCCGCGGCCCGAGCAGGTGAAGTGCTCGACGAACTCGCGCGGCCCTGTGACCCGACCGACCGCGAACTGCTCGCCCGCGTCGCCGCCACCGCCGTGACCGCCGACGTCACGGGAGAGGTTCGACGCGGCTACGCCGACCAAGTCGCCGAGGCCGTCGCCGGCCTCGCGGAGGCGACCGACGGACGGTGGATCGACAGCGACGACGTCGACGTAATCGCCACGACTCAGGGCGAGCGCGGATTCCACCGGGGCGTCGTGGCGCGGCGACGACCAACCCCGCTCGAAGAGGCCGAGGACGCTGACGTCGACTTCGACTGGGAACCGGTCGTCGAGGGCGCGCTCGAAGACGCGAACCTCGTCGTCGTCGACGACGAGATGACCTTCGGCGCGACGGCGACGCAGACGACGGACACCCGCGTCGGGTCGCCCGCCGAACTCGAACGCGAGCGGGCCGCGCGGAGCGGTCGCCGTCGGGAGTTCGCCGAGCGTCTCGCGGCGATGGACGTGTCGGTGTTCGTCTCCCAGGCGGAGGTCGACGACCCGCTCCGACTCGCGCTGAACCGGGCGGGAATCGCGGTCGTCGACCGCGTGCAGTATCCGAAGTCGGACGTGTACCGCCTGGCCCGCGCGACCGGGGCCACGGTCGTCTCCCACGTCGACGACGTGACCGAGGCCGTCGTCGGCACCGCCGGGCGCGTGCGCGAAATCGTCCACGACGACGAGAAGTGGACCGTCTTCGACGAGTGCGACGGGAGCGCGTTCACCCTCGTCGTCCCGGTCGAACTCGAAGCGTCGGCGAGACAGCGCGAACGACTCGTCTCCGACGCGGTCGCGGTGACCACGGTGGCGGCGGTCGACCGCCAGGTCGTCCCCGGCGCGGGCGCCCCCGCCGCCGCGGTGATGCACGAACTTCGACGGGAGACGCGGTCGGTCCCCGGGCGAGAGCAACTCGCCGTCGAGGCGTTCGCCGACGCGCTCGAAGACTTCCTGGGAGTGCTCGCACGAAACGCCGGCCTGAACCACGTCGACGCGACGGCGAACCTGCGGGCCGCGCTCGCCCGCGACCCGGACTACGCTCCCGGCCTCGATTTAACGACCGGCGAGAGCGTCGATGCGTGGGAGGCGGGGGTCGTCGAACCCCGGCGCACGTTCTCGCAGGCCCTCGAAACCGCGCGGTCGGTCGCCGAGCGACTCCTGACCCTCGACGCGATGCTCTCGCCCGGCGTGGAGTTCTCGGCGTTCGACCCGGAAGTCGAACACGAGTAG
- a CDS encoding ABC transporter substrate-binding protein, with protein sequence MKLAGGVSAGALGALAGCAGQSNDGKKTDGEGNANSKDDTAANKDGGQQESVTVSYWSGKAAETPQLKQYFQKGMKTFEKQNSKVKVDLSVMSWDQLNQKYITTMQSGTNPPDLAAAGTYGLEMFQNGKVAELSTFMEGDSDLPEKWTPAMQEATDYRGKQWAAGIGGLNTTVFALRSDIFRNAAGIQNPEKELKTWTQMRRALDKIKKNTDAHAYEVTGTQADVEPYWGNARTAYTGGTDPWIDVEDKGSSKDPHVKPGKAARTDGMIKNNIDLGKAYSTDKHPSRGDEGVIPLFVRGDIASYGYSLSVKSIKAINPDATFGWDGEAYALAAPKLDPNYGNEFDIPELADKKGQHGGHSWTLEGQLCLTKSSKVKDAAFKLAKFRNTSKDFGLPLYVDPKLAQSVPAYKPLLEAIQQSKYEKMRTQPLNKQISLLENYGDNYRTTGAKWDIPSTSTIRWDNIGGTMAKAYAGQIKRDKAPQQMGKAIEKTIQSAG encoded by the coding sequence ATGAAACTGGCCGGTGGCGTCAGCGCCGGGGCGCTCGGCGCGCTCGCGGGATGCGCGGGCCAGTCGAACGACGGTAAGAAGACGGACGGAGAGGGCAACGCGAACTCCAAAGACGACACCGCCGCCAACAAGGACGGCGGTCAGCAGGAGTCGGTCACGGTTTCGTACTGGTCGGGTAAGGCGGCCGAAACCCCTCAGCTGAAGCAGTACTTCCAGAAGGGGATGAAGACGTTCGAGAAGCAGAACAGCAAGGTCAAGGTCGACCTGAGCGTGATGTCCTGGGACCAGTTGAACCAGAAGTACATCACGACGATGCAGTCGGGGACCAACCCACCGGACCTCGCGGCCGCCGGCACGTACGGCCTCGAGATGTTCCAGAACGGGAAGGTGGCCGAACTCTCGACGTTCATGGAGGGCGACTCCGACCTACCCGAGAAGTGGACGCCGGCGATGCAGGAGGCGACCGACTACCGGGGCAAACAGTGGGCCGCGGGAATCGGCGGCCTGAACACCACCGTCTTCGCCCTGCGTTCGGACATCTTCCGGAACGCCGCCGGAATCCAGAACCCGGAGAAGGAACTCAAGACGTGGACCCAGATGCGCCGGGCGCTGGACAAGATCAAGAAGAACACCGACGCGCACGCGTACGAGGTGACCGGCACCCAGGCCGACGTCGAACCCTACTGGGGCAACGCCAGGACCGCCTACACCGGCGGCACCGACCCCTGGATCGACGTCGAGGACAAGGGGTCCTCGAAGGACCCGCACGTCAAACCCGGGAAGGCCGCCCGCACCGACGGGATGATAAAGAACAACATCGACCTCGGCAAGGCGTACTCGACCGACAAGCACCCGTCGCGGGGCGACGAGGGCGTCATCCCGCTATTCGTCCGTGGCGACATCGCCTCGTACGGCTACAGCCTGAGCGTCAAATCCATCAAGGCGATCAACCCCGACGCCACGTTCGGGTGGGACGGGGAGGCCTACGCGCTCGCCGCGCCGAAACTCGACCCGAACTACGGGAACGAGTTCGACATTCCGGAACTGGCCGACAAGAAGGGCCAGCACGGCGGTCACTCCTGGACCCTGGAGGGCCAGCTCTGCCTGACCAAGTCCTCGAAGGTCAAGGACGCGGCGTTCAAACTCGCGAAGTTCCGCAACACGAGCAAGGACTTCGGACTGCCGCTGTACGTCGACCCGAAGCTCGCGCAGTCGGTCCCGGCGTACAAGCCGCTGCTCGAGGCGATCCAGCAGTCGAAGTACGAGAAGATGCGGACCCAGCCGCTGAACAAGCAGATCAGCCTGCTCGAAAACTACGGCGACAACTACCGGACGACCGGCGCGAAATGGGACATCCCCAGCACGAGCACCATCCGGTGGGACAACATCGGCGGGACGATGGCCAAGGCCTACGCGGGCCAGATCAAGCGCGACAAGGCGCCCCAGCAGATGGGCAAGGCCATCGAGAAGACCATCCAGAGCGCCGGATAA
- a CDS encoding TCP-1/cpn60 chaperonin family protein, producing MPTETGGGNVGDLDALCDVVRTTLGPLGASKLVVREDGTVLTTSSGAVVLEELDLTNPTVTLLRTAASDFRSRHGDGSTGLVTLLGALLSEADRLAELGLHPTAIERGYRDAMAVASEELERRASPLSTVGREAVARTALTGTRDPNVRADVAQYVSLAVAELSRGTGTGTETGTATATDRRQVKVVSRLGGAQSETELVAGVVLDAKPVAEDMPRTRERAGLALLSSTVDVPSVAGGVSGDSTEGVPVESFEDRVAIGDRERQAFRDQLDAAVAAGCDCILTSGAVNDRVERTLANRGILAIERVDDEDLARIARATGGRVVPNLGTFDEESRGTATVTVRRTAGRDMTVVESDAGEPTFTLFCRAPDPRSSDEFEQSVSDAVAATLAAEETGTVVPGGGAVETGVSLAVEERARSVDDRSQLAVEAFADALLAVPRTLATNAGMDGHAALTRLRVGHGDGRDALGVDSDRGAVGDVLADDAVVEPVSLKRAAWNAATELAIKLTRIDAQVAATDLRPEGAAEEADDEGAR from the coding sequence ATGCCTACCGAGACAGGCGGTGGCAACGTCGGCGACCTCGACGCGCTGTGCGACGTCGTTCGAACCACGCTGGGACCGCTTGGCGCGAGCAAATTGGTAGTCCGGGAAGACGGAACCGTGCTGACGACGTCGTCCGGGGCGGTAGTCCTCGAAGAACTCGACCTCACGAATCCGACGGTCACACTGCTCAGAACGGCAGCCTCGGACTTCCGGTCGCGACACGGCGACGGGTCGACCGGACTCGTGACCCTCCTCGGCGCGCTGTTGTCGGAGGCCGACCGACTCGCCGAACTGGGCCTCCACCCGACCGCCATCGAGCGGGGGTACCGCGACGCGATGGCCGTCGCGTCGGAGGAACTGGAGCGACGCGCGTCGCCGCTCTCGACGGTCGGGCGGGAGGCCGTCGCGCGAACCGCGCTCACGGGGACTCGGGACCCGAACGTTCGGGCCGACGTCGCGCAGTACGTCTCGCTGGCGGTGGCGGAACTGTCGCGGGGAACCGGGACCGGAACCGAAACCGGGACCGCGACCGCCACCGACCGCCGGCAGGTGAAGGTCGTCTCGCGCCTCGGCGGCGCCCAGTCCGAAACCGAACTGGTCGCGGGCGTCGTGCTCGACGCGAAGCCGGTCGCCGAGGACATGCCGCGGACGCGCGAACGGGCGGGTCTGGCCCTGCTCTCGTCGACCGTCGACGTGCCGTCGGTCGCCGGCGGCGTCTCCGGCGATTCGACCGAGGGGGTGCCGGTCGAGTCGTTCGAGGACCGGGTCGCTATCGGCGACCGGGAGCGCCAGGCGTTTCGGGACCAGTTGGACGCCGCCGTCGCGGCTGGCTGTGACTGCATCCTGACGAGCGGCGCGGTCAACGACCGGGTCGAGCGGACGCTCGCCAACCGGGGGATACTCGCGATAGAGCGCGTCGACGACGAGGACCTGGCGCGAATCGCGCGCGCGACCGGCGGGCGCGTCGTTCCCAATCTCGGGACGTTCGACGAGGAAAGCCGAGGAACCGCGACCGTCACCGTCCGACGGACCGCGGGCCGGGACATGACGGTGGTCGAATCGGACGCCGGCGAACCGACGTTCACCCTCTTCTGCCGCGCGCCCGACCCCCGCTCCAGCGACGAGTTCGAGCAGTCGGTTTCGGATGCCGTCGCGGCGACGCTGGCGGCCGAGGAAACCGGGACGGTGGTTCCGGGCGGCGGCGCGGTCGAAACCGGCGTCTCCCTCGCGGTCGAAGAGCGCGCGCGGTCGGTCGACGACCGCTCGCAACTCGCGGTCGAGGCGTTCGCCGACGCGCTGCTGGCGGTTCCGCGGACGCTGGCGACGAACGCCGGCATGGACGGCCACGCGGCGCTCACCCGACTTCGCGTCGGGCACGGTGACGGGCGGGACGCGCTGGGCGTCGACTCCGACCGGGGCGCCGTCGGCGACGTCCTCGCCGACGACGCCGTCGTCGAACCGGTTTCGCTCAAGCGAGCGGCGTGGAACGCCGCGACCGAACTGGCGATCAAACTGACGCGAATCGACGCGCAGGTCGCGGCGACGGACTTGCGCCCCGAGGGAGCCGCCGAGGAGGCGGACGACGAGGGCGCCCGGTAG
- a CDS encoding ABC transporter ATP-binding protein, with the protein MASVSFDNVTKVFDSKSNAIVAVEELDLSIEDGEFVVFVGPSGCGKSTTLRMLAGLETVTDGEIRLDDDVVNDASPKDRDIAMVFQDYALYPHKTVRGNMGYGLKIGTDLSDEEIDRRIREAAEMMGIEDLLDKKPASLSGGQQQRVATGRAIVQEPSVFLFDEPLSNLDAKLRKHMRTELARLHSELEITSIYVTHDQEEAMTMASRIVILNDGKLQQVGTPKQVYYRPANRFVADFIGSPSMNFFDVELRENDDGSREFVCPGHFSYEISERLYERVARNADATEFEIGIRPENMTVDENAPESVSVRAPVDVVEVVGSDNFIYLDLADREACIRTPSSIEPEEGEVVNLTFDESDLHVFEREGGEAIVHGHRENDDTAAESKVEL; encoded by the coding sequence ATGGCAAGTGTTAGCTTTGACAACGTCACGAAGGTGTTCGACTCCAAGTCGAACGCCATCGTCGCGGTCGAGGAGCTCGATTTGAGCATCGAGGACGGCGAGTTCGTCGTCTTCGTGGGGCCGTCGGGCTGCGGGAAGTCGACCACGCTCCGGATGCTCGCGGGCCTGGAGACGGTGACCGACGGCGAGATACGACTCGACGACGACGTGGTGAACGACGCGTCGCCGAAGGACCGCGACATCGCAATGGTGTTCCAGGACTACGCGCTCTACCCCCACAAGACCGTCCGCGGCAACATGGGCTACGGCCTCAAGATCGGTACCGACCTCTCGGACGAGGAGATAGACCGTCGCATCCGGGAGGCCGCCGAGATGATGGGCATCGAGGACTTGCTCGACAAGAAGCCCGCCTCGCTCTCGGGCGGCCAGCAACAGCGGGTCGCGACCGGCCGCGCCATCGTTCAGGAGCCGTCGGTGTTCCTGTTCGACGAACCGCTCTCGAACCTCGACGCGAAGCTCCGCAAGCACATGCGGACCGAACTGGCCCGTCTGCACTCCGAACTCGAGATCACGAGCATCTACGTGACCCACGACCAGGAGGAGGCGATGACGATGGCCAGTCGGATCGTCATCTTGAACGACGGGAAACTCCAGCAGGTCGGCACGCCCAAGCAGGTCTACTACCGACCCGCCAACCGGTTCGTCGCCGACTTCATCGGCTCGCCGAGCATGAACTTCTTCGACGTCGAACTCCGCGAGAACGACGACGGTTCCAGGGAGTTCGTCTGTCCCGGCCACTTCAGCTACGAGATCTCCGAGCGACTGTACGAGCGAGTCGCCCGGAACGCCGACGCCACCGAGTTCGAGATCGGCATCCGACCTGAGAACATGACGGTCGACGAGAACGCGCCGGAATCGGTGAGCGTCCGGGCGCCGGTCGACGTCGTCGAGGTGGTCGGTTCGGACAACTTCATCTACCTCGACCTCGCCGACCGCGAGGCATGCATCCGGACCCCCTCGTCCATCGAACCCGAGGAGGGCGAGGTCGTGAACCTCACCTTCGACGAGAGCGACCTCCACGTCTTCGAGCGCGAGGGCGGCGAGGCCATCGTGCACGGCCACCGAGAGAACGACGACACCGCCGCGGAGTCGAAGGTCGAACTGTGA
- a CDS encoding carbohydrate ABC transporter permease, with translation MEEESLLDRLKAHKTDYLFILFPVVAFTVFFYYPIARGIWLTLHRVNLGGSNVWVGLQNYQWLVTNDLFVFALGWSIVFVGASTFCQLFFGMLLAVLLNELRGAKERWTTATLMAPYFSAPLVGGIIWLWFLNPNYGFVARLFTTFGLEPIDFLSGSFWPYVSLIVAQSWHDYAYAGIIYAAALKSIPSSQYEAAAMDGAGRLRRFWDVTLPHLKIPTIIILAIRTAWNFAEFAQPFVLTGGGPGTRTMLLSILVYRVAFLRTHFGRAYAIGIVMLAISVLAAVLYITLIGEEEDMYL, from the coding sequence ATGGAAGAAGAGTCCCTCCTGGACCGCCTGAAGGCACACAAGACGGATTACCTCTTCATCCTCTTTCCCGTCGTCGCCTTCACGGTGTTCTTCTACTACCCCATCGCCAGGGGAATCTGGCTGACGCTCCACCGGGTGAACCTCGGCGGGTCGAACGTCTGGGTCGGACTCCAGAACTACCAGTGGCTGGTCACCAACGACCTGTTCGTCTTCGCGCTCGGCTGGTCGATCGTGTTCGTCGGGGCGTCGACGTTCTGCCAGCTCTTCTTCGGAATGTTGCTGGCCGTGCTGTTGAACGAACTCCGCGGGGCGAAAGAGCGCTGGACCACGGCGACCCTGATGGCGCCGTACTTCAGCGCGCCGCTCGTCGGCGGGATAATCTGGCTGTGGTTCCTGAACCCCAACTACGGCTTCGTCGCGCGGCTCTTCACGACGTTCGGGCTCGAACCCATCGACTTCCTCTCGGGGTCGTTCTGGCCGTACGTCTCGCTTATCGTCGCACAGAGTTGGCACGACTACGCGTACGCGGGCATCATCTACGCGGCGGCGCTCAAGTCGATTCCCAGTTCGCAGTACGAGGCCGCGGCGATGGACGGGGCGGGTCGGCTCCGCCGGTTCTGGGACGTCACGCTCCCGCACCTGAAGATTCCCACCATCATCATCCTCGCGATACGGACCGCGTGGAACTTCGCGGAGTTCGCCCAGCCGTTCGTGCTGACCGGCGGCGGGCCGGGGACCCGGACGATGCTGTTGAGCATCCTGGTCTACCGGGTGGCGTTCCTCCGGACGCACTTCGGGCGGGCCTACGCCATCGGCATCGTCATGCTCGCCATCTCGGTGCTCGCGGCGGTGCTGTACATCACGCTGATCGGCGAAGAAGAGGACATGTACCTCTGA